The DNA segment ATATTGATGTTATTAATTCTCGCTAGGAGATTATTCCAAGCCATCAACTTTGGATTAAGAAAGACACTGGAGAGCTACATGCCTTTGcattaaaaagaaaatgttcCATACATGAAACATTACAACACGAATCATTCACGACCATCGCAAAGCACATGAATTACAACATAGTCTTATACGAGAAGTGTGAAACAACCCATGAAACTAGGAGGAAGTAAACACTAGAATTACAAGATGTTTTGCACCTAACATGATCCAGTACCTGGCTTCTTGCTTGATCGAATCGATCAGATGTGGGATCTATATATGAAATGATCCACTGGTTGGCTTCTTGATCTATGGCTGGCTTCGTTCCTTCCATATGCTAAGTGATGAGCATAACCATAGTATCAACGGCTTTCTTCTGTACCTTGTTCAACCCCGCATGAAGTGGAAACCACAAATAGACTATTCATATTTGACAAGACGAGATGTGACATGGGAGCTTTACCCAGCAAAGAATTTCCACCAATTAAATTGCTTGGTGACACTGCAATATTGACGAGTAAATGGTCAGCGGTTTGAAATTCTTGATCACATAGATTACAAGTGTCATGACCTTGAGAAGCCCATGCCTGTGCTGGCGATTCGCTATTCATATTGTTAGGGATGGGTGAGAGGAAGCGGCAAAGATGGGGAGTAGACAGGGGTGCCGCTGGCTGTCGGAGATGGAAGAGGAAGCTGTCGCAAAATGTATCTgtccaaaacaaaagaaaggtGTGAACATGTCACGGAAAGACCTTTAAACAAGTTGACgtaataaagaaagaaaaagacctTAGGGCAGATCAAATGAACATAGTAGTTAGGAGACTGCAATCTCTTTCACTCAAGTCATCAAGAAAAGTTCATCCAAAAAAAAGTCATCAAGAGAAGTTCACAGCATATGAATTCTGTATTGCACCTAATGACTTGGGTTGCCTGACGAAGGATTGGGTCGAGATGCCAATCCATTGTTTTATCTCGTACTTCATTTGTCAGACGGGAAATAGAAACAATCATAACTCAGACTGATACCCTCAAGGAACGAAGAAATAACTTGAGGTCTCCAACAACAGAGGTGGTCATGACTTTCAAAGAAACGACGGAGTTCCActcaaaaaaggaaaagaaatatcAGAGTTAGTCAATTCCTTCTGACGAGCTCCCCGAAACAACGTTCTATGAAGGCAGCCTCTTATGTTCCCATCTACCTAACGAATAGAATGACCTAACCAATCGTCACTTAATGAATTGACAAGGATGATTTTTTATACATAGTAGACTTATCTAATATAACTAGGAAACATGTTTAATATATTAAAGTACTGTTCAACAGAGCTCCAACTTTTAACTCCATATTAGATTTTGAGATTGAAGGCTTAAATAAAGtgctttaaatttttatttttagtctaaaatatgAATAAGATGGCTCACTAAATACCTTAAGTTTATAGCTCTAACTTCACAAATTCACGAAACTAAGAAAATccaactctaaaaattcttagaacTTGATCTTTGTCAAACATGCCATAAgtactttctttcttttggaGCAGAACAACTGCTTGTAAAATTCAGATTTTTTTGTGGTGGTAAGTCCACAAAGCCATCACAAAAGTTTCTACCAGTGTTATAGTTGTCTCTTAAAAAAATGTTCCtgcaatttgcaaaaaaaaaagggtatGCCTATATGTCATGATTAGATTTTTCAAGCAAGTTGAGGTGGGAATAGATAAGAGATAAGGAAAGAGAAGACAAGCAACTAGATATGGAGTCTGAAATCACATCCAATGACTTCCGTTGTAAGTTGTGCAAGTAGCAATTTTTTATTTCGTTTGAGCACTACTATAGTGACGGCTATATTTGACTGTTCATTGCATATTGATCTAATTAGAATTGTACATaattaggccctgtttgtttactgcttctggttctgcttctgctactggcagaagttAGAACAAACAGAGTTCTGGAGAAGTGGTTTTTGGAGAAATCAGAagtctgcttctgaggaaaataaactaaagctgagaaactcgctgagatatgcttttctgaaaagctacgtgctgagaagccaaaaatttattgtagaactAATATTCTATTTTCAATATAGTTTTTCAGACAAGTTAAAAgcataatttttcagaaaaattcaaaagtaaaagaTCAAGACCCTTAGTCTCACACTAAAACCTGTATGTGATACAGGATTATCGTATATATTACTTATAGAATCAATCGATGACGTGTCACAAAGAAAACAGTCAATTTTCAACAAAGAAAACTATCGGTAGTATATGACTGCGCACGTGAAACAAGGGCCCCATCACACACCCATTTGTACCCAGCGGGAGAACacgtcaaaagaaaaaaaaaaaggcgcgTGCCCAAAAATTAGAAGCAAACTTCAATAATTGACACGTCGAACCATCTCTTCCCAACTCTCCATTCCACAATCCTCTCGCCTCCGGCCGTTCGCCACCTCGCCGGCCCCTCACCACCAGCCCCCCGCCGTCTGCTGCCCGCCTGATCCACACGGACCAGCATCCCTGCTCTTCCAACCAGTCCCCCAGTTCCATCCACCCATCTCCTCACGAGAAGCTAGCTCAAAGCCGACGCGCGGCCCGCGCCGCCGTTGGCCTCaactcctctccttccctcttcTCCTGCGTGCTGCTGGGCGCTGGCCATAGGCCATAGTCCTCTACCCAGCCCAATTAGCATCCTGCCTTGAGCCCCACCTGTATGGGTGCAAGCAGTAGACGACGCTGGCACCCCACTCCTTTCCCATTTTCCCCAATCTCCAATGTAAATCGGAAATTTTCACATTCCGTGTTTTGAATTCTGCCGAAACGATTGGCTTATTCTATTGTTAGCAAATTTTATCAATCGATCTCCTGCTCATTCTTAGCGAATTTCTTGCAGTTTTGAGCGGTGGGATACAAGCATAATGGAGTATATTCTTCAGGTTTGCTTATTGCGGTTGGAGCAACCCAGACCAATTGTTTGTGCTAGAATTTTTCCCAAGGTATCTTCCATATACTAACTACTACAGTTTCGGGTTAGATCTTTTGAACATATATTACCACCAATGATTTCTGACAAATTCGTTGAGTTCGTGATATTAATTCAATGTCATGATGTTCTCGGTGATTGACTTTGCATTTGTTTCATCTCATTGTATTTTCATGGCTATAGACTAATATTGAGTACTCCCACATCGTTTTTTCATCTCACTGTACTTCTTATTACTTATTGGTGCTCCACTCTGAGAGTGTTGTTGACGCAAAAATGTGGCATACCAACACACTGAACACCTCATGTGCAATATCCTGCGAGCAGTACCTAGGATATTATGGTCGTGGCACTGTGTTGTCGGATCTTCGTCGTCACCCACGCTCAGGAGGGACCTCGTCGGAGCGCGGATGACCGACGGCTTGTCCTTGgttgtcgagatcaagaacaggaagcaatatagatgagaaaaaaaaccGGACTACGGGAGCTAGGCAAAGTAGAttgatttgattgattgattgatgttTCAATCGGCCATAGCCCTatcatatttaaagggcggtAGGCCTTAGCCGTATAAGATTATGACTCTTAAATTAAACGGAACacgacttacagatatgatccGGCTATGACACATGagtccaaactttctataactaacttATCTTTTCTATTCAACCACTTCAATTTTCGGACTCAAAATAGAACTACTCATGATCCACACCGCTAAGTACCATTAAAGAAATGAACAAATAATTGGAGGTCTTTAACAACAAATGTGGTCAAGTTATTGTTaccaaaaaaaactaaagatagTAAGACATCCATGTACCTCACATGTTAACGTGGCCTAATGATCCTTTTTTTTCCAGGAGTGATGAAGTAATGATCCCTTGGTGGATCCAGTGAGCGACCGAATTGTCATCGATTGATCAGCAAGAGTAACACAGTAATGCCAACAGCGTTCAACTTAGTCCCATGTCTGTTGCTAGCAGCACTAATGGCTTTCAGTGCTACTCCTGAGGTTGAGAGCACCTCTGACTGCCCAGACAGCTGCGGCGGCATAGCCATCCAATATCCGTTTGGCATTGGCACGGGTTGCTTCCGCAAGGGCTTCGAGATCATCTGCGACCGTGGCTTGGGTATGCCGGTGCTTGCTGGCACCACGAGGCCCGTCCCAGTCAATCTCCTCTCCATCAGGACGGCGGAGGCCCGCGTGATGCTGCCCGTGGCGTGGGAGTGTTTCAACTCCTCCGATAAGGTGTACGACTGGAGCGATGGCAACGTGCAGTTCAACCATGAAGAGGTGTACCGCATCTCCAACACCCACAACCAGCTCGTTGTCATCGGCTGCAACACCCTGGGTTACACCCGGAGCCAGCGGAGTGAGGGCAACGACTACCCCTACGCCTACTACACCGGCTGCATGTCCTTCTGCAACAACTCCAGGAGCGCGGTGAACGGAGCCTGTGCCGGCGTAGGGTGCTGCCACGTCGACATTCCACCGGGCCTCACCGACAACAGGATGAGCTTCGAGGAATACACCCACAAGGCAAGGCTGGACTTCAGCCCCTGCGACTACGCCTTCCTGGTGGACAGGGACAACTACACCTTCCACACAGCCGACCTGAAGATGGATGTCAACGCGACGATGCCAGTGTGGCTGGACTGGGCCATTCGCGACAACCTGACGTGCGAGGAGGTGAAAAAGAAGGTGCAGAGCTATGCTTGCGTGAGCTCCAACAGTGAGTGCCATGATTCTTCCAATGGACCTGGGTACGTCTGCAACTGCAGCATGGGTTACCAAGGCAACCCCTATATCGCCGACGGTTGTACCGGTAAGTGTGCACATGCATTTAGCTCTTGATCAGTAACAAGGTTTGAGTGTTTAATTTGGAGGAAGAAAAATTATTGTGTTTTTTTCGAATTCCAAATGACGGAGTTGCAACTTTAACCAGTCCTGACTCAAATTGAATTTTGTTTCGTTCATTTCCTTATCATTATACTGGTAACTAATTTTAGTCCACTATATAGCAGTTTATATACAGCAAAGTATTAATTTCATTTCTATTAGTTTTCTATTGTTCTGATAAAAATATGGTTGGTAAACAATGCAGATATCAATGAGTGCGAAAATCATCAAGAGTATCCATGCAGAGGTGTTTGCCGGAATACACTGGGTTCCTACGAATGCAAATGCCCCGGTGGTTCCCGTAGTGCTGATCCGTTCAATCAGCCCTGCAACCCCAATTTTCCACTTGCAGCAAAAATTGCCATAGGTACATATGATCCGTATGCATTTCACTTCCTACTTACTCTTGATGTGTCCTAGATATAAATTATTGATATATGTGAATAAAGGATCCTTTCCTAGGATAATGAACATGATCGCCCCCAGAGAGCATTGTTTTATATGGTGCCACTTCCTACTCACTCTTGATGTGTACTAGGTACAAATTCTTGATATATGTGAATATAAGATCCTTTGTAGGATAATGACATGATTGTCCCGTAGAGAACATGGTTTCATAGTAGGTTCAATCGTACTGCCTTGAAAGACCTATCCATGTAATGCTCTAGTTAGGAATTATGATAATTACGATACATGCACTTCAGAATTAGGAGAGTTTGTACAGATGGCTTTGATGGTTACTATATACGTAGTATCTTTGCTGTTTATGTAGGCGCAGTAGGTGGACTTTTCATCATAGCGGTTGTGGTGTTTGCGAGTCTTCTTGgcaaagagaaaagaaagatgaaAGAATTTTTTAGAAAGAATGGGGGTCCTATAATAGAAGAAGTTAACAAGATTAAGCTATTCAGAAAGGAGGAGCTGGAGCCAATATTAAAAAGAAGTAATTGTATTGGACAAGGTGGCTTCGGTGAGGTTTACAAGGGGTACCTTAGAGATGAAACTCAGCCAGTAGCAGTTAAGAAGCCCAAGATTGATATTAAATTGGCAGGCCAATTCGCAAACGAAGTTATCATTCAATCTCGAGTCTTGCACAAGAACATTGTCAAGCTTATAGGTTGTTGCCTAGAAGTGGATGTCCCAATTTTGGTCTATGAGTATGTGTCCAATGGTAGCCTCGATAAAATTCTGCATGACAACAACAGGGTGCCTCTTGACTTGGAGCTTCGTCTACAGATTGCTGCACAATCAGCAAAGGGTCTAGCTTATATGCATTCAGAAATCACTATGCCAATTCTGCATGGTGATGTTAAACCAGCTAATATACTTTTAGATGTTAACTTTGTACCAAAGATCTCTGACTTTGGTACATCGAGGATGATTACCGTTGATGAAAATTACACCAGCACTATCATTGGTAACTGGGGCTATATGGATCCGGAATATGTGCAGACAGGCCTATATACCAGTAAAAGTGATGTGTACAGTTTTGGAGTTGTGCTCTTAGAACTCATTACAAGGAAGAAGGCCTTAGATCCTGACATCAATAGCATACTCGGGAATTCTCATGACGcttacacaaagaagaagagagtGATTGAGCTTGTTGACCCAGAAATTGCAGCAACAGGAAACATCGGGATTTTTCATAGTTTGGCAGAAATTATTGTGCAATGTCTAGATCTTGATGTTGATCTAAGGCCGGAGATGACAGATGTAGCAGAGCGTCTTCAATACCTGGTGAAGTGATCTCAGGGCAGATAAAACGGAACGTGATTTGCTGGTGAGTTTGTTATAGTTTAAAAGCATCCTAGTGGAACAAGAATTGAAACAATTGTATACAATAGTTAATTTCATGGCCAAATCTCGCAAGAAAGTAGGGGAGGTTTTATTGATCCGAATTGAAGAAACTTGTGCACGCGCGCGTTGTAACTTGCACGTGAGGAATTATCCCTACATATAAATAGTATATTTCTTTGTTTCTGATGATGAGACACTTTTCTCGGTACTTTTACAGCACAGAAAAGATCCTTCTATTATTTTTTGAGTTACAGTACCCTATCCAAGGCTCCATGCCTCATCAGGTCATATTTTTGATCTTTTATATAGGTTAAGTGAGTCTATAACTCGTTAATCTTGTCAAGCGGGCCTAGTGGTCCTATATTAATGGTTTGGTAGACAGAAACATGAAACTTTAGGCTACCTCTAGTGTCAAAAAAACCTGTGATTATCCATTCCTATTTGCTGCGAGCTTTCAAGGGTTTTAATGATGAATTGTTCTATGCTATGTACGTGGCGTGTAATGTAAACAGCAAAAGAGTGTGTTATAGTCGGACCATCTTTTGATTTTAATGCAATGATATGTTCTCATGTgtattcaagaaaaaaatatatgaattatttttgttttggatAGAAATCCATAACTCAATCTACTGTAACGACACTAGATTGTGGTACATCCATATGTATAATCCTGAATGGCACCTACCATGACTCAATCGACTGAGTTTTAGAAAGTTTCCCAGTTTATTTTATTCGGCCGGCTGATGTCTTTATTTTAATATTCAAATATTGGCATAGGCAGCGGAACGGAGACTGGATCAAACACTAGTGTTGTGAGTCGTCCACGGCCCATGCACGCGCGCAACGAGCTTCGGCCCAGTTTCACTCCTGGGAAAAAATTCTATGAGCGGTGCTGCAGGCGCATCCTCCTGCAGCACTGTTCCGATTTTCGCCACATGTCTGCATGCGAAGATCTCAAAGCAAGCTAGCGAACAGCCAAGTGCCAGCGAGCCAACAGACGAGCACACAAGCTGAGCCGCAGCGAACGACGAGAGCACCGATCAATCGAGCCGACCCTTGCCTAATTCCCACCTGCTTTACGTACTACTCCCCAACCGCAccacgccgccacctcgcctCGGCGGCGCCATGACCTCCTCCGCCAGTCCGCGTTGTGGTGAAGGGCTGTGTGACAGTGGCGGGGTTCCGCGACTGGACTGCAGAGACGGCCGAGTCCCTTGGCCTCGTCGGCTGTGTTCATAACCGCCGTGATGGCACCGTGGAGGCCCTCCTCTCCGGCAACCCCGCCAGCGTCGATGAGATGGtctcccaccgccgccgccccttcccCTGCCGACCCCGTGTACCGCTCACTCGGCTTCGAGATCAGGTTCACCGTCTGATTGGTTCCGAGCGCCCAGTTCATGTCTCGCCGCACGTTCTTGGACAACTAGTCTAGTACTACTGATGATCAGAGGCTCTTTGCAAAATCTCTGCTTGTTCAGGTTCACCGTCTGCTTGTTCTGCCAATACTATGATATACGTAGCCAGTACGCAAGCAGCAGTGCGGTCCCAGCATCGGTGGTGCCCGCGGCCGCGGCAGACTCTCTGCGGTGCCGCTCGATGAAGCCCGCCACAACCATGGCGATCACGGAGACGGCGAAGCCGATCCCCATGCGGTGGAGGTAGGAGATGCCGCAGTCAAGCCCACTGTGGCGCGGTGGCGACCGGGATGAGCGCGGCCGTGGATGAAAAGTGCGACGAGCATGTCGCAATCGCTGCCATTGACCAGACCCAGAGCAAGGCTTCCATCGCGACGAAAAAGAACCTAATTTAGCAAGGCTCGACTTGATTGGTCGGGCTCGTTCGCTCGTCTGTTGGCTCGCTGGCAATCTGGTTATTCGTTTGCTTTGAGAACTTCCCATGCGGACACGTGCAATCGGAACGGTGGTGTAGGAGACCTTTACAGCACCGttcatagaatttttttcccaCTCCTGTGACCTCTTGCCtcgttctctctctccctctcgccAAAATCCCAATCCCCATCCCCCTCCCTTGCCGCTTGCACGTGCTCCATCCCCgagcagggttcaaaaatgcgACGGTAACCATCCAAAATTTGCGGTTACCGGCCTTCCCGCTGCGGCTCGGTTTCAAAAATCGTTCggttaccgaatttgaattcaaaaaattcaaaccgattttaaaaaaataaaaaaaatccaaaaaaaattgataaaaaactagaggtaatttCAAGAGTATCTGTGAAAACCAAACTTCAAAACAAATATCGTTTGGACATCCAAATTGATGGGCAAACTTCGGACATATTTGTAATGGGCTCGTTTCTGTTCTGGGCCGAATGAACAGTGGACTATGGCCCATTTACAGCCCACGGCGAATGGATAAGGTGGCGTCGGATTGGAGAGTCCTGGCAGCGCTACACTTTCCCCACCGCAAATCCAGAAGCTCCACGAGCGGCGCCGGCGACTTCCCAATCCAATCCGCCGAAGGATGGCGCAAATCCGGTGGTCAAGCAACGGTTATCGATGGTGTATACTCGGTTACCGACCGAATTAATTCGGTAACCGACCTGCGGCCCAGCTCGTCTGCGGATTTTGGCGCATGCTCGGTAACCGCTTCAACCCCGTCGGTAACCGCTTCATTTTGCGCGATTTAGGCAGTGTAACGGTCGGTAACCGCTGTAGTTAGCGCGATTTTAGCATTTTAACGGTCGGTATCATGTTATTTTGATGATGCATTGCGTTATTAGTTCGGTTGTGAACTGtatagtagtttttttttgtgtaaaatgcaTTGTTCGGTGATGAGTTCGGGTGATTCGTTGAGTTATAGACCTTATTACATTGAATTGTCCATGTACATGTGAATGATGGTAATATTTGTGCTACATAATCGGTTGTTTAggtgtatatgatgctaatattcggtcaaataagtttattagttgggtaagcattgataatttttgttcaattgagttgGGTAACGATTTGAACACATGTGGGCATATATATTGGTAGGCTAACCTTCGAGATTTCTTCTTCCTACAGAGAAATTGCAAACTAATCGATGACAGAtaaagatgtggtgtggcagcatggggacaatttggccccgggttttaggtgtaattattgcaataaggcgaagagaggcggtggtgccacaaggttaaaagaacatttggcagggcgcgGATCAAATGTTGTACACTGTGATAGGGCGCCTCCAGATGTACGCgattatttcagacgtgagctggatagggcaaaagataagaggaagggaaaggcagACAAGAGGGTTCGGAGGCAAGAATCAGCTAGAGTtcaagtagatttgacaagcgacaatgaggacacggaagaggaacaggtgca comes from the Phragmites australis chromosome 22, lpPhrAust1.1, whole genome shotgun sequence genome and includes:
- the LOC133905054 gene encoding wall-associated receptor kinase 2-like, giving the protein MPTAFNLVPCLLLAALMAFSATPEVESTSDCPDSCGGIAIQYPFGIGTGCFRKGFEIICDRGLGMPVLAGTTRPVPVNLLSIRTAEARVMLPVAWECFNSSDKVYDWSDGNVQFNHEEVYRISNTHNQLVVIGCNTLGYTRSQRSEGNDYPYAYYTGCMSFCNNSRSAVNGACAGVGCCHVDIPPGLTDNRMSFEEYTHKARLDFSPCDYAFLVDRDNYTFHTADLKMDVNATMPVWLDWAIRDNLTCEEVKKKVQSYACVSSNSECHDSSNGPGYVCNCSMGYQGNPYIADGCTDINECENHQEYPCRGVCRNTLGSYECKCPGGSRSADPFNQPCNPNFPLAAKIAIGAVGGLFIIAVVVFASLLGKEKRKMKEFFRKNGGPIIEEVNKIKLFRKEELEPILKRSNCIGQGGFGEVYKGYLRDETQPVAVKKPKIDIKLAGQFANEVIIQSRVLHKNIVKLIGCCLEVDVPILVYEYVSNGSLDKILHDNNRVPLDLELRLQIAAQSAKGLAYMHSEITMPILHGDVKPANILLDVNFVPKISDFGTSRMITVDENYTSTIIGNWGYMDPEYVQTGLYTSKSDVYSFGVVLLELITRKKALDPDINSILGNSHDAYTKKKRVIELVDPEIAATGNIGIFHSLAEIIVQCLDLDVDLRPEMTDVAERLQYLVK